In Pseudomonas fluorescens, a genomic segment contains:
- the nagE gene encoding N-acetylglucosamine-specific PTS transporter subunit IIBC, with protein sequence MYQYFIEGLQRLGRALMLPIAILPIAGLLLRLGDTDLLNIAVMHDAGQAIFANLALIFAIGIAVGFARDNNGTAGLAGAIGYLVMVSTLKVMDSTINMGMLAGIASGLMAGGLYNRFKDIKLPEYLAFFGGRRFVPIVTGFSAVGLGVIFGLIWPPIQHAINSFGVLLMESGSLGAFVFGVFNRLLIVTGLHHILNNMAWFVFGTFTDPVTGAVVTGDLTRYFAGDPKGGQFMTGMFPVMLFGLPAACLAMYRNALPERRKVMGGIFLSMALTSFLTGVTEPIEFAFMFLAPFLYLIHAVLTGLSMAVTNMLDIHLGFTFSGGFIDMVLGWGKSTHGWLVFPVGLAYAVIYYSVFNYCIRRFNLKTPGREDIQVVQTEAMTDNQRATAYIQALGGAENLLSVGACTTRLRLDMVDRNKVVDAQLKALGAMAVVRPGNGGSLQVVVGPMADSIADEIRLAMPAFVAASPASVAPVDKPAAVNVEETEKWLTALGGRGNVRQLEAVAMTRLRVELGDDSVLSETQLVALGCQGITQLDSGVWHLLIGDKASGLGEALERLVSGRQIGAGA encoded by the coding sequence ATGTACCAATACTTTATCGAAGGCCTGCAACGGCTCGGCCGCGCGCTGATGCTGCCGATCGCGATTCTGCCGATCGCCGGCCTCTTGCTGCGCCTGGGTGACACCGACCTGCTCAACATCGCGGTGATGCACGATGCCGGGCAAGCGATCTTCGCCAACCTGGCGCTGATCTTCGCCATCGGTATCGCCGTGGGTTTTGCCCGCGACAATAACGGCACCGCCGGGCTGGCCGGGGCGATTGGTTACCTGGTCATGGTCTCTACCCTCAAGGTGATGGACTCGACCATCAACATGGGCATGCTCGCCGGTATCGCCAGCGGCCTGATGGCGGGCGGGCTGTATAACCGCTTCAAGGACATCAAGCTCCCGGAGTACCTGGCCTTCTTTGGCGGGCGACGCTTTGTGCCGATTGTCACGGGCTTCAGCGCAGTCGGCCTGGGCGTGATCTTCGGCCTGATCTGGCCGCCGATCCAGCACGCTATCAACAGCTTCGGCGTGCTGCTGATGGAAAGCGGCAGCCTGGGCGCGTTCGTGTTCGGCGTATTCAACCGCCTGCTGATCGTCACCGGCCTGCACCACATCCTCAACAACATGGCCTGGTTCGTATTCGGCACCTTTACCGACCCCGTGACCGGCGCGGTTGTCACCGGCGACCTCACGCGCTATTTCGCCGGCGACCCCAAAGGCGGCCAGTTCATGACCGGCATGTTCCCGGTGATGCTGTTCGGCCTTCCGGCTGCGTGCCTGGCGATGTACCGCAATGCGTTGCCGGAGCGGCGCAAGGTGATGGGCGGGATTTTCCTGTCGATGGCGCTGACTTCGTTTCTGACCGGTGTCACCGAGCCGATTGAATTTGCGTTCATGTTCCTCGCACCGTTTCTTTACCTGATTCACGCAGTGCTTACCGGCCTGTCGATGGCCGTGACCAACATGCTGGATATCCACCTGGGCTTTACCTTCTCCGGTGGGTTTATCGACATGGTGCTGGGTTGGGGCAAGTCCACCCATGGCTGGTTGGTGTTCCCGGTTGGGTTGGCCTATGCGGTGATCTACTACAGCGTGTTCAACTACTGCATTCGTCGGTTCAACCTGAAGACACCAGGGCGTGAAGATATTCAGGTCGTACAAACCGAAGCGATGACAGATAACCAGCGGGCCACCGCTTATATCCAGGCCCTGGGTGGTGCAGAGAATTTGCTAAGCGTCGGCGCCTGCACCACGCGCCTGCGCCTGGATATGGTGGATCGCAACAAGGTCGTGGATGCGCAACTCAAAGCTCTGGGCGCCATGGCTGTGGTTCGGCCCGGAAATGGCGGGAGCTTGCAGGTGGTAGTCGGGCCGATGGCCGATAGCATTGCCGATGAGATTCGCTTGGCGATGCCGGCGTTTGTTGCTGCAAGTCCAGCGAGCGTTGCGCCTGTGGATAAGCCGGCTGCGGTGAATGTGGAGGAAACCGAGAAATGGCTGACAGCCTTGGGTGGCCGAGGGAATGTGCGTCAGCTGGAAGCGGTGGCGATGACCCGGTTGCGGGTGGAACTGGGGGATGATTCGGTGTTGTCCGAAACTCAGCTTGTGGCGCTT
- the ptsP gene encoding phosphoenolpyruvate--protein phosphotransferase, protein MSNNNNQLTLSAPLSGPVLPLGNVPDEVFASGAMGDGIAIDPLNDCLHAPCDGVIIHVARTGHALTIRTDNGAELLLHVGIDTVELNGEGFALLVKEGARVSQGQALVQFDLDRIARQCKSLVSLIILTNSDRFALTPLALNTVKVGEPLLRVSLRSTASTQTAVDNSAAEASANVRITHRGGLHARPAALIRKTAQGFSSQAQLHFAGKSAACDSLIGLMGLGIGEGDEVRVSCRGKDCEAALQALVAALSVAISAEPHAPVTAAPRRANTETGVLQGVCAAPGLVCGPLFRLTGIELPADTGNHRADEQLQRLDAALEHVRGDIRQTLAHARQRKNAEEEDIFAAHLALLEDPALLDAATRAIEHGSAATHAWRDAIQAQCAVLLALGKPLFAERANDLRDLQQRVLRALLGEAWHFELPPGAIVSAHELTPSDLLQLSAQQAAGICMAEGGATSHVAILARGKGLPCVVALGADVLDAPQGQRVVLDAANGRLELAPSEARHAQVHQLRDAQQQRRQQQQAQARLPARTRDGVGIEVAANVASSAEAQVAFENGADGVGLLRTEFLFVDRRTAPDEQEQRQAYQAVLDAMGDKSVIIRTIDVGGDKQLDYLPLPVEANPVLGLRGIRLAQVRPEVLDQQLRALLQVSPLARCRILLPMVSEVDELLHIRQRLDELCMALELTQRPELGVMIEVPAAALMAEQLAKHADFLSIGTNDLSQYTLAMDRDHAGLAARVDALHPALLRLIAQTCAGAAQHGRWVGVCGALASDPLATPVLVGLGVSELSVSPPQIGEIKDRVRHLDAAQCRQLSQGLLDLSSAKAVRQACQHHWPLS, encoded by the coding sequence ATGTCCAACAACAATAATCAACTGACCCTCAGCGCCCCGTTAAGCGGGCCGGTGCTGCCCCTGGGCAACGTTCCCGACGAAGTCTTCGCCAGTGGCGCAATGGGCGACGGTATTGCCATCGACCCCCTGAATGACTGCCTGCATGCGCCGTGTGACGGGGTGATCATCCATGTCGCCCGCACCGGCCACGCCCTGACGATTCGCACGGACAACGGCGCCGAGTTGCTGCTGCATGTGGGTATCGACACGGTGGAGCTCAATGGCGAAGGCTTCGCGCTGCTGGTCAAGGAAGGCGCCCGTGTCAGCCAGGGGCAGGCGTTGGTGCAGTTTGACCTGGACCGGATTGCGCGCCAGTGCAAAAGCCTGGTCAGCCTGATCATTCTGACCAATAGCGATCGCTTCGCGCTGACACCGCTGGCACTCAATACAGTCAAGGTCGGTGAACCGCTGCTGCGGGTGAGCCTGCGCTCAACGGCCTCGACGCAGACGGCTGTGGATAACTCGGCCGCAGAAGCCAGCGCCAACGTGCGCATCACCCACCGCGGCGGTTTGCATGCGCGCCCAGCGGCGTTGATTCGCAAGACCGCCCAGGGGTTCAGCAGCCAGGCGCAGTTGCATTTCGCCGGCAAGTCGGCGGCGTGCGACAGCCTGATTGGCTTGATGGGGTTGGGCATAGGCGAAGGCGACGAGGTTCGCGTCAGCTGTCGTGGCAAGGATTGCGAGGCGGCGTTGCAGGCATTGGTCGCCGCACTGTCAGTCGCCATCAGCGCAGAACCTCACGCGCCGGTAACCGCCGCTCCACGTCGTGCGAATACTGAAACCGGCGTACTGCAAGGGGTGTGCGCAGCACCGGGCCTGGTGTGCGGGCCACTGTTCCGGTTGACCGGCATCGAGTTGCCGGCCGATACCGGCAACCACCGCGCCGACGAACAACTGCAACGGCTGGATGCGGCCCTTGAGCACGTGCGCGGTGATATCCGCCAGACCCTGGCCCACGCCCGCCAGCGCAAAAATGCCGAAGAAGAAGACATCTTCGCCGCCCACCTCGCCTTACTGGAGGATCCGGCCCTGCTGGACGCCGCCACCCGCGCGATCGAACACGGCAGCGCCGCCACCCACGCCTGGCGCGATGCAATCCAGGCGCAATGCGCGGTCTTGCTGGCCCTGGGCAAGCCGCTGTTTGCCGAACGCGCCAATGACCTGCGCGACCTGCAACAACGGGTGCTGCGGGCGCTGTTGGGTGAAGCCTGGCATTTCGAATTGCCCCCTGGCGCCATTGTCAGCGCCCATGAACTGACCCCTTCAGACCTGCTGCAATTGAGTGCGCAACAGGCGGCGGGCATCTGCATGGCCGAGGGTGGCGCCACCTCCCACGTCGCGATCCTGGCTCGGGGCAAAGGCTTGCCGTGCGTGGTGGCATTGGGCGCCGACGTACTCGATGCGCCACAAGGCCAACGGGTGGTGCTGGACGCGGCCAACGGTCGCCTGGAACTGGCCCCCAGCGAGGCGCGCCATGCCCAGGTGCATCAGCTGCGTGACGCACAGCAACAGCGGCGCCAGCAGCAACAGGCCCAGGCCCGATTGCCAGCACGCACTCGCGATGGGGTGGGCATCGAAGTCGCCGCCAATGTCGCCTCCAGCGCCGAAGCCCAGGTGGCGTTTGAAAACGGCGCCGATGGCGTCGGCCTGTTGCGTACCGAATTCCTCTTCGTCGACCGCCGCACTGCGCCGGACGAACAGGAACAGCGCCAGGCCTACCAGGCCGTGCTGGATGCCATGGGCGACAAGTCGGTGATCATCCGCACCATCGACGTGGGCGGCGACAAGCAGCTCGACTATCTGCCACTGCCGGTGGAGGCCAACCCCGTGCTCGGCCTGCGCGGCATTCGCCTGGCCCAGGTGCGCCCCGAGGTGCTCGACCAGCAACTGCGTGCCCTGCTGCAAGTCAGCCCGCTGGCGCGCTGCCGCATCCTGCTGCCAATGGTCAGCGAAGTCGACGAACTGCTGCACATCCGCCAACGCCTGGATGAACTGTGCATGGCACTGGAGCTGACCCAACGCCCGGAACTGGGGGTGATGATCGAAGTGCCCGCCGCCGCGCTGATGGCCGAACAACTGGCCAAGCATGCGGACTTCTTGTCCATCGGCACCAATGACCTGTCCCAGTACACCCTGGCCATGGACCGCGACCACGCGGGTTTAGCTGCGCGGGTGGATGCTTTGCACCCGGCGCTGCTGCGGCTGATCGCGCAGACTTGCGCGGGCGCGGCCCAGCATGGCCGTTGGGTCGGCGTGTGCGGCGCCCTGGCGTCCGACCCCTTGGCGACCCCCGTACTGGTTGGCCTGGGGGTCAGCGAACTGTCCGTGAGCCCGCCGCAAATCGGAGAAATCAAAGACCGCGTCCGTCACCTGGACGCGGCGCAATGCCGGCAACTGAGCCAAGGGCTGCTCGACCTGAGCAGTGCCAAGGCCGTTCGCCAAGCCTGTCAACACCACTGGCCGCTGAGCTGA
- a CDS encoding SIS domain-containing protein, protein MLEEALASCDAVAAQLQRLNPRLEEVAGRLRRQPPQVAMTIARGSSDHAASYFAYLAMQHVGIPVASLPMSVVTLLQAPLKVSGQVTFGFSQSGQSPDLVDSLRLLRKRGALSISLVNAEDSPLQAACEFHLPLCAGPEQSVAATKSFIATLSASAQLIGHWNQEADLLQACHALPDHLREAARQDWTKAIDALRGCQQLMVIGRGAGFAIAQEAALKLKETSAIQAEAFSSAEVRHGPMALIDENYPLLVFAPRGAEQPGLLSLAADMRQRGARVLLAAPDDIAERDLTLSRAEHPSLDPILAIQSFYVMAAGLAVARGMDPDQPRHLSKVTRTH, encoded by the coding sequence ATGCTTGAAGAGGCCTTGGCCTCCTGTGACGCCGTCGCGGCGCAGTTGCAACGTCTGAACCCGCGGCTGGAAGAGGTCGCCGGCCGCCTGCGCCGCCAGCCGCCGCAAGTGGCGATGACCATAGCCCGTGGCAGTTCGGACCACGCCGCCAGCTACTTCGCCTACCTGGCCATGCAGCACGTGGGCATTCCGGTGGCGTCGTTGCCGATGTCGGTGGTGACCTTGCTGCAAGCGCCCTTGAAGGTCAGCGGCCAGGTGACTTTCGGCTTTTCCCAGTCCGGCCAGAGCCCGGACCTGGTCGATAGCCTGCGCCTGCTGCGCAAACGCGGCGCCTTGAGCATTTCGCTGGTCAACGCCGAAGACTCGCCGCTGCAAGCCGCTTGCGAGTTCCACCTGCCGCTGTGCGCCGGGCCGGAACAAAGCGTGGCCGCGACCAAAAGCTTTATCGCTACCCTCAGCGCCAGCGCGCAGTTGATCGGCCACTGGAACCAGGAGGCGGATTTGTTGCAAGCCTGCCACGCGCTGCCCGATCACCTGCGCGAAGCCGCCAGGCAGGATTGGACGAAAGCCATCGACGCCCTGCGCGGCTGCCAGCAATTGATGGTGATCGGCCGTGGCGCCGGGTTTGCCATCGCCCAGGAAGCCGCGCTCAAACTCAAGGAAACCTCGGCGATCCAGGCCGAAGCCTTCAGCAGCGCCGAAGTGCGCCACGGGCCGATGGCCTTGATCGACGAAAACTACCCGCTGCTGGTGTTCGCCCCCCGCGGCGCCGAACAACCGGGATTGCTGAGCCTGGCCGCCGACATGCGCCAACGCGGCGCCCGCGTATTGCTGGCCGCGCCGGACGATATCGCCGAACGCGACCTGACCTTGAGCCGCGCCGAACACCCGAGCCTGGACCCGATTCTGGCCATCCAGAGTTTCTACGTGATGGCCGCCGGCCTGGCGGTCGCCCGTGGAATGGACCCCGACCAGCCACGCCACCTGAGCAAAGTGACCCGCACTCACTGA
- the nagA gene encoding N-acetylglucosamine-6-phosphate deacetylase, whose product MSEDNILTPHGWIRGRVVHEHGKVVAIEGAPCDPADNDLPYLLPGFIDLHVHGGGGKDIMEGIDAFETITGTHVRFGTTSLLATTMTAPVEEISRVLGDIGTYSENRPTGTARVLGVHLEGPYINPGKLGAQPNFAHTALMAEVEAYLRLAPIRVITIAPEIAGHDSLIRALSARGVRMQIGHTLGSYEEGVAALAAGATSFTHLYNAMSPLHHREPGIVGAALAHAQYAELIPDLLHVHPGAMRVALRSIPCLYCVTDSTAAAGMPDGEYKLGSHTVTKCLGGVRLADGTLAGSTLTMDQALRNLVKIGLPISEASQRLSQFPADYLGLEERGRLQPGSFADCVRLDRSLHLTDVMVEGEAIVFQNA is encoded by the coding sequence ATGTCCGAAGACAACATCCTGACGCCCCACGGCTGGATTCGCGGCCGCGTGGTCCATGAACACGGCAAGGTCGTCGCCATTGAAGGCGCGCCTTGCGACCCGGCCGACAACGACCTGCCCTACCTGCTGCCAGGCTTTATTGACCTGCACGTCCATGGCGGCGGCGGCAAAGACATCATGGAAGGCATCGACGCGTTCGAGACCATCACCGGCACCCACGTGCGCTTTGGCACCACCTCGCTGCTGGCCACCACCATGACCGCGCCGGTCGAGGAAATTTCCCGCGTGCTGGGCGATATCGGTACCTATAGCGAAAACCGTCCAACCGGCACCGCCCGCGTATTGGGTGTGCACCTGGAAGGTCCTTACATCAACCCAGGCAAACTCGGCGCGCAGCCCAACTTCGCCCACACCGCATTGATGGCGGAAGTGGAAGCCTACCTGCGCCTGGCGCCGATCCGCGTGATCACCATCGCCCCGGAAATCGCCGGGCATGACAGTCTGATCCGCGCCCTCAGTGCACGTGGTGTGCGCATGCAGATCGGCCACACCCTGGGCAGCTATGAAGAAGGCGTCGCCGCCCTCGCCGCTGGCGCTACCAGCTTCACCCACCTGTACAACGCCATGAGCCCGCTGCATCACCGCGAGCCTGGCATCGTGGGGGCCGCGCTGGCCCACGCACAGTACGCCGAACTGATCCCGGACTTGCTGCACGTCCACCCTGGCGCCATGCGCGTGGCCCTGCGTTCGATCCCGTGCCTGTATTGCGTCACCGACTCCACCGCCGCCGCCGGCATGCCGGACGGCGAATACAAGCTGGGCAGCCACACCGTGACCAAATGCCTGGGCGGCGTGCGCCTGGCCGACGGCACCCTCGCCGGCAGCACCCTGACCATGGACCAGGCGCTTCGCAACCTGGTGAAAATCGGCCTGCCCATCAGCGAAGCCTCACAACGCCTGTCGCAATTTCCCGCGGACTACCTCGGCCTGGAAGAACGCGGGCGCCTACAACCCGGCAGCTTTGCCGACTGCGTGCGCCTGGACCGTTCCCTGCACCTCACCGACGTCATGGTCGAAGGAGAAGCCATTGTCTTCCAAAATGCTTGA
- a CDS encoding GntR family transcriptional regulator has product MNPILTLRPDGKQSTPLYLQLARNLEAAIHAGQWKSEQALPSERALSDQLSISRVTARKALEVLFAQGLIRRSQGSGTFITPRLEQPLSRLSGFSEMLRLKGFVPSSQWLEREITPPTHEELIRLGLSPTDKVARLKRLRKADDTVMAIEMTAMPASVLPHPQAIGNSLYEYLEGIGKPIVRALQHIQAINASDEFATLVGIAPGTAMLLMTRVGYTADNTPIEITDTYCRNDYYDFVAELRR; this is encoded by the coding sequence ATGAACCCCATCCTGACGCTGCGCCCCGACGGCAAACAATCCACGCCGCTGTACCTGCAATTGGCCCGCAACCTGGAAGCGGCGATCCATGCCGGCCAGTGGAAATCCGAACAGGCGCTGCCATCGGAACGCGCCCTCAGCGATCAATTGAGCATTTCCCGGGTCACCGCCCGCAAGGCACTGGAAGTGTTGTTTGCCCAAGGCCTGATCCGCCGCAGCCAGGGCTCTGGCACCTTCATCACGCCTCGCCTGGAGCAACCGCTGTCGCGCCTGTCGGGCTTCAGCGAGATGCTGCGGCTCAAGGGCTTCGTACCCAGTTCGCAGTGGCTGGAACGCGAAATCACCCCGCCGACCCACGAAGAGCTGATCCGCCTGGGCCTGTCACCGACTGACAAAGTGGCGCGGCTCAAGCGCCTGCGTAAGGCTGATGACACGGTAATGGCAATCGAAATGACCGCCATGCCCGCCTCGGTGCTGCCGCACCCACAAGCCATCGGTAACTCGCTGTACGAATACCTCGAAGGCATCGGCAAACCCATCGTGCGCGCCTTGCAGCATATCCAGGCGATCAATGCCTCGGACGAGTTCGCCACACTGGTCGGCATTGCACCAGGCACCGCCATGCTGCTGATGACCCGTGTCGGCTACACCGCCGACAACACGCCGATTGAAATCACCGACACCTACTGCCGCAACGACTACTACGACTTTGTCGCCGAGCTTCGACGTTAG
- a CDS encoding L,D-transpeptidase family protein, with the protein MRWLFALLCLSFATLSPASTLETLGGKTVEKILVLKSAHQLQLINDGKPLKTYRISLGKNPKGPKLFEGDRRTPEGLYWIDWRKTSDSYYLSMHISYPNISDSARARREGVKPGSMIMIHGTPDSEDYPEQLFHTLDWTDGCIGMRNVDMREVWNLVKDGTLIEIRP; encoded by the coding sequence ATGCGTTGGTTGTTTGCTTTGCTCTGCCTGTCGTTCGCCACGTTGTCGCCGGCTTCCACCCTGGAAACCCTGGGCGGCAAAACGGTCGAGAAAATCCTGGTCCTCAAGTCCGCCCATCAGTTGCAATTGATCAATGACGGTAAGCCCCTCAAGACCTACCGCATTTCCCTGGGTAAAAACCCCAAGGGGCCCAAGCTGTTCGAGGGCGACCGTCGCACACCGGAAGGCCTCTACTGGATTGACTGGCGCAAGACCAGCGACAGCTACTACCTGTCGATGCACATCTCCTACCCCAATATCAGTGATTCTGCGCGCGCCCGCCGCGAGGGCGTGAAGCCCGGCAGCATGATCATGATCCACGGCACGCCCGACAGCGAAGACTACCCGGAGCAGTTGTTCCACACCCTGGACTGGACCGACGGCTGTATCGGCATGCGTAACGTCGATATGCGTGAAGTCTGGAACCTGGTCAAGGACGGCACCCTGATCGAGATCCGGCCGTAG
- a CDS encoding NUDIX hydrolase gives MNFCSQCGKPVTQRIPEGDARLRFVCDHCQTIHYQNPNIVAGTVPVWGEQVLLCRRAIEPRLGYWTLPAGFMENGETVEQAAMRETMEEACARVRNLSIYTLIDVPHISQVHVFYRAELMDLDFAAGPESLEVKLFKEADIPWSELAFRTVGRTLEYFFADRRQQSFPVRSEAIPPLSKPAQ, from the coding sequence ATGAACTTCTGCAGCCAGTGCGGTAAACCGGTCACCCAACGCATTCCCGAAGGCGACGCACGCCTGCGCTTTGTGTGTGATCACTGTCAGACCATTCACTACCAGAACCCTAATATCGTTGCCGGTACCGTGCCGGTGTGGGGTGAGCAAGTGCTGCTGTGCCGCCGTGCCATCGAGCCACGCCTGGGCTACTGGACCTTGCCTGCGGGCTTCATGGAGAACGGCGAGACCGTGGAACAGGCCGCCATGCGCGAAACCATGGAAGAAGCCTGTGCCCGCGTGCGCAACCTGAGCATCTATACGTTGATCGATGTACCGCACATCAGCCAAGTGCATGTGTTCTATCGCGCCGAGCTGATGGACCTGGACTTTGCCGCCGGCCCCGAGAGCCTGGAAGTCAAACTGTTCAAAGAAGCCGATATCCCGTGGTCCGAGCTGGCGTTCCGTACCGTCGGGCGGACCCTGGAGTATTTCTTTGCCGACCGTCGGCAGCAATCATTCCCGGTGCGCAGCGAAGCCATACCGCCGCTGTCCAAGCCCGCCCAATAA
- a CDS encoding CoA pyrophosphatase, with amino-acid sequence MLDELLRRVSNHTPHTLETDGRFPEAAVLVPITRSDEPELILTLRASGLSTHGGEVAFPGGRRDPEDPDLIFTALREAEEEIGLPPGLVEVIGPLSPLISLHGIRVTPYVGVIPDYVEYLANDAEIAAVFSVPLDFFRQDPREHTHRIDYQGRSWYVPSYRFGEYKIWGLTAIMIVELINLLYDDANISLHHPPKSFINT; translated from the coding sequence ATGCTGGACGAGCTACTTCGCCGGGTAAGCAATCACACGCCGCATACGCTGGAAACCGACGGGCGTTTCCCCGAGGCCGCCGTGCTGGTGCCGATTACTCGCAGTGACGAACCTGAGCTGATCCTGACCCTGCGCGCCAGCGGCCTGTCGACCCATGGCGGCGAAGTCGCGTTTCCTGGCGGGCGCCGCGATCCGGAAGACCCGGACCTGATCTTTACCGCCTTGCGCGAGGCCGAAGAAGAAATCGGCCTGCCGCCTGGCCTGGTCGAGGTGATCGGCCCCTTGAGCCCACTGATTTCCCTGCATGGCATTCGCGTCACCCCGTATGTGGGCGTGATCCCCGATTACGTCGAATACCTGGCCAACGACGCCGAAATCGCCGCTGTCTTCAGTGTGCCGCTCGATTTTTTCCGCCAGGACCCTCGCGAGCATACGCACCGCATCGACTACCAAGGGCGCAGTTGGTATGTGCCGAGCTACCGGTTTGGCGAATACAAGATCTGGGGGCTTACGGCCATTATGATTGTCGAGCTGATCAACCTGCTTTATGACGATGCCAATATCAGCCTGCATCACCCACCCAAGAGCTTCATCAATACTTAA
- a CDS encoding gamma carbonic anhydrase family protein, with amino-acid sequence MKYRLGDARVETHPHSWVAPNATLVGKVRLEEGANVWFNAVLRGDNELILIGKNSNVQDGSVMHTDMGYPLTLGTGVTIGHNAMLHGCTVDDYSLIGINAVILNGAKIGKHCIIGANSLIGEGKEIPDGSLVMGSPGKVVRELTEAQKKMLEASAAHYVHNAQRYARDLVEQAE; translated from the coding sequence ATGAAATACCGCTTGGGCGACGCCCGCGTCGAGACGCATCCACACAGCTGGGTGGCTCCCAATGCCACGCTGGTGGGCAAGGTCAGGCTGGAGGAGGGCGCCAACGTCTGGTTCAACGCGGTGTTGCGCGGCGACAACGAGCTGATCCTGATCGGTAAGAACAGCAACGTGCAGGACGGCAGCGTGATGCACACCGACATGGGCTACCCGCTGACTCTTGGCACCGGTGTGACCATCGGCCATAACGCCATGCTGCATGGCTGCACGGTCGACGACTACAGCCTGATCGGCATCAACGCGGTGATCCTCAACGGCGCGAAGATCGGCAAGCACTGCATCATTGGCGCCAACTCGCTGATCGGCGAAGGCAAGGAAATTCCCGATGGCTCGCTGGTGATGGGCTCGCCGGGCAAAGTGGTGCGTGAGTTGACCGAGGCTCAGAAGAAGATGCTCGAAGCCAGCGCTGCGCACTATGTGCATAACGCCCAGCGTTATGCGCGGGATCTGGTCGAGCAGGCAGAATGA
- a CDS encoding DUF1289 domain-containing protein yields MNPAERPVASPCVSICALDDDDLCTGCQRTVDEITRWSRMDNAERRVVLGLCHERAVASGLMFTVPGA; encoded by the coding sequence ATGAACCCGGCAGAACGCCCTGTCGCCTCGCCGTGCGTGAGCATTTGCGCATTGGACGATGACGATCTCTGCACCGGTTGCCAGCGCACGGTGGATGAAATTACGCGTTGGAGTCGCATGGACAATGCCGAGCGGCGGGTGGTGCTGGGGTTGTGCCATGAGCGGGCGGTGGCAAGTGGGTTGATGTTTACCGTTCCCGGCGCCTGA
- a CDS encoding VUT family protein, whose product MLFLIAYISSVVLINFAFSTAPHLDVIWSAWGGLVFILRDMVQTRFGHGAILAMLAALVLSYITSDPSIALASATAFAVSECIDWLVFSITRRPLHDRLWISSALSIPLDTFIFFGLIGALTPAVVGTALASKFAGVTVVWLIMAWRLRKRAVAN is encoded by the coding sequence ATGCTCTTCCTGATCGCCTACATCAGCAGCGTCGTGCTGATCAACTTTGCCTTCTCCACCGCGCCGCATCTGGATGTGATCTGGTCTGCCTGGGGCGGCCTGGTGTTTATCCTGCGCGACATGGTGCAAACCCGCTTCGGTCATGGCGCGATCCTCGCCATGCTGGCGGCGCTGGTGCTGTCTTATATCACCTCCGATCCGTCCATCGCCCTGGCCAGTGCCACGGCGTTCGCGGTGTCCGAGTGCATCGACTGGCTGGTGTTCAGCATCACCAGGCGCCCGCTCCATGACCGCCTGTGGATCAGCTCGGCGCTGAGCATTCCCCTCGATACCTTTATCTTTTTCGGCTTGATCGGCGCTCTGACCCCAGCGGTGGTGGGCACCGCCCTGGCGTCGAAATTCGCTGGGGTCACCGTGGTGTGGCTGATCATGGCCTGGCGTCTGCGCAAGCGCGCCGTCGCCAACTGA